In Betta splendens chromosome 1, fBetSpl5.4, whole genome shotgun sequence, the genomic stretch TGAATATCAACGGCTTTCGAATAGATTTCGACCGTTGACATGAGGATCGTTGTCCCGAGCTGGTAGATTGCtcgctaacgctagctagccaCTAGCTGGCGTGTAGCATGGCACTGTTAGTGTCCAGCTTTAGCCGTTAAGTTGAGCTGACAGGCTAATATTTACCAGCTGGCGACGTGCTGTagctggtttgttttctttgtcccTCTAAGCTAGCCAGCTCCTTGCTGGTCTCATGTATTTTACGCGTTGCTGTGTGATTGGGAGGATGTCGGTCAAGTAGCACTAAAGTGTTGAGGGGATTTTTTTGAAGCTAACAGGTAGTGACATCGTTAGGTAGACCTGATTTTTGACATGTATGTTGGGTATGCTAATGTGATGCTAACAGCTATGCTAACGTTATCTCCGCTGATGGTATCTTGGGGAGGGGATTGTTGCTACGTAATAGAAGCCAACGTCAGTGCAGCATCAAAGACGCTAACGTTTTGACGGGCTCAACTGGCTGTTTTTCTCCAATTGTTTTGCATATTTGAACGCAGTTTTTAGGCTCGAGAACTTGATAACTTAGGCTAACTGACGTTATAAAGATGGTTTACGCTGCATTTGTTCTTTTGCACATTAAATCACAGCAATTTGAAGCACTCAGCGCACATTAAAGACAAGTGTTTTGCAGCTATGGGCGGTTCATATGCAATGACTGTATTATTCGCGAGTGATCATAAAGACTAGGTCTTAGGTATGACAGGTATCTGGTGTTTACATGAACAAGAGAACCTGCCTGTGTAGTTTAGCAAGGAAAGCCTGCGACGCTCTGTACCGCTGCCTGTTCTCCAAGTACCTGTTTACGAGGTGTATTGAGATCCTGAGCGATGTTTCTCTTGGTTTTGCCCTTGCAGGGTTCGAAAGCATTCTGGAAGGTATCTATGGGCCAATGCTGCTGAGAGACCTCAATTTATTTGATGGTGGGTGTGTATGTAAACAAAAAGTTTGTAATCACGCTAACATGTGTACAATATAAAGTATTTAGGTACAGGTGTAAATGTTACGTTTAATGTGGAATATAATACACATCTGGTATGTAATAAGCATTTATGGTAATAGGATATGTGAGATTATGTCCATATACCATGTATTAAATGTTATGTATCATTcaggtttatttattaaaccagTATTATAATATGTTAATAGCTTCTCTTGAATTTATAAATGTTGATGCACTGTAATATACAAGTTCCTGTTTTAATTATTGTAACAGTAATTTATTTAACTATTATTGTATACCTACTCATTTGCCCTCGTGTGCTTAAATGAAAGCCCGTTGTGCTTGTAATTTTGTATGAGTGATCATCATGCAGCATAggaaaattaaacagaaaatgtattttagACTTAAACATATGTCTACATCATCAAAAATACTAATGTGCATCTCTGTATGTGCCCACTTTGTTATCCATGTGCATAATTGCTTATTGTGTGGGAGTAATAGTTGTTGACATGTCATCTGCGGTATCTTCTTCTGGATAAAGATAAACTATACTTTCTTTCTCTTTACGCATAAAGTTTCTTTCTCTTAAACGCATACATTGCAAACTCATAACAGTCGTTTTTTGTGGTTTAAACACTTTTTACActaaacacttttttttaaatcataaatATTTTTGCTATGTTTTTTTAGACTGTGAACCCGAAGAAGTAGAGGACTGGTCCCCTGAATCAAGCTGCTCCCAGTGTTCATTCTGCAACCTTCTCCTAGACAAACTCAATGTAAGATAATACATATATAAAGATCTTTGATAGTTTTAATAAGGCTACAGGTTCTCAAAATAATCCATTTTGTTATAAAACATCCATATTAGCAAATTCATCTGTAAAGTATAATTTATCCTATCTTCCTTTTTAGGATCAAGTACCAGCAGCTTTGTCGCCTCTGTCCTCCCCCTCTGATTACTCTCCCTGTCTGATCTCTGagagcagccaatcagctcACAGGTTTCTTCAAGCTGTATTTCACAAAAAAGGTGAGACAGTTGCCTTTCCAACACGTCGGCATATGACACTGCCACAATTGCAACATTGCCTGATTATCCTGCGTTAATAGTAGATCAAGTTGTAAATATTTTGCTGTCTAGAGTCAGTATTTGTCTATTCCTACAACATTTTGGAGGCAGAACTGTGTTTTGCTGCTAATAATAAAATGGTAGTTTTATGGCAAGATGTAAAAAACATGAGATAAGATGAATTAAACATATCTCTAAACTTTCCTCTATTTTCTTCTAGAGGAGCAGAAATTATTGTACTCATTTTAACATCTGCCTGTACTTATGTGTTCTTTATTAGATGTCTCCCTAGGCTGTGATTCCAACATCCCCCTGGTTGCCCAGGAACTGATGAAGAAGATGATACATCAGTTCGCCTTGGAGTATGCGTCAAAGTGCCTACTCCACCCAAGTACAAATGGTGTTATGAGGACTCCATCGCCTTTATTAGAAACAGAAACCTCAGATGCCCCTCTGGACCTCACAGTGTGTCGGTctcaggaggagaaagaaagtcATCCTGAACTAGGTAGAAAACCctagatttaaaataaaaacataaaatgttgCTGCTTGGAATGTCAATTATCAACTGCAGAATGTAGTTAAAATTtagttaaaaaatgtatttgcacTCCTAATCAGTTGATTTGCTTCCTGCAACAGATGGCGTGCTTGACCTGTCCAACAGAAACGCTGCAACCTCATCATCACTGTCTAATCACAATGGCACAGGGTAAGAACTTTGTTACCACTGCAGTGCTTTGGTTATGAAACTTCATTTGGGTATGTAATATGACAAAGATTTGATAGTAATTTTCCGGAGTGGTGCTTGGTTTAATTAAACTAATTAACAACTCTCTAAGCTGAGTGATTTGCACACTTTTTTGCTTGTTAATGCTTTGAGTCGGTGCATAGTTAGTCATTACGGAAAGCTAGCTTTTGATTGGTGTTTTGGCTCGTGGGGTTTACTCTTTTATATCTTGAGCGGTAACGTCACAGCAATGATATTATTATTTGTCACATTCATTTGTCAGCAGCCCAGGATTGTACAATTGCACAACGATTTTCACTGATCATTGAGTTTGATTATTGAGCCTTCAAGCATGACCGTTACAGAAGGATATCACAAAACTACAGTGGTTGTATCTGATTGCCAAAGTAACCCCAGCCATTCACAGACTGTCCCACCTGGACGTGAAGAGGCTTTGCCACACACAAAgaatgtgtgtgcatgagacACACACCCGCATGTGTGATGGCCCAGAAACAGAAATATACAAAATAACAATCGCAGTGATGTTACCAACATAAGGCATAAAGGAGTGGACCCCTCCCTCTGCACCCCCTAGCCAAAATCCAAtcccctccatcacctccatcctGACCCTGCTGTTTGGTCCTCCCATCCCTAGGAGGCAGAACAGGCAGAAGGAGTACATTGAGAGGAGCTTGGACTTGTCTGAGGGGTTGCTGTCCAAAGCTTTGAAGGACATACGTTCAGGAAGACTGCAGGAGCAGCGAGCTGCATTGCTTTATGGAATACCTCTTAACACCCTGAGGCAAGGCCTGGATTGCTGGGCTGAGGGGAGGCATCCGGGACGCAGAGATTTCAGGGAGGAACCTACATCACACAATGTCATGTCATCGATGTTGGGTGGAGAAGCCCGTCTTGTTTTGCAAAAGGTGGCAGCGTGGGCAGAGCAGGCAGAGattggaggagctgcagaggagaatGGAGACATGAGTTTCCCATCATCCTCTCTTACTTTTTATCAACCAAGTGTTCTCCAGAAAACCTTTCCACCCTTATTTCCCCAGCTCAGGGATACTTTTCAGCCCCCACCAAGTCCCACTCCTAGTCTGGAGCTGTCTACACCTTTGCGTATTCCTCAGGTCCGTTCCATTTCTGATCATAGCAGGTCAGTGCCAGGTGAGAGTTCCAGCTTTGCTGAAAACCTACATCAGCATACCTCATCAACAGAGGGTACTGCCGGTTTAATAGCTCCTGCAAAACCGTCCTCTCTTTACAAACTCAGACCTCTTCTGTTAGGTCATGGCTCTCTGGGCAGTACCAACCAGTCACCTCAACACCTGGGACCACGTGGGTCCTCCCTGGATGATTCAGAGGAGGGATCAGGAAGTCGGGATAAAGACAAGCAGCCGAGAAAGAAACGCGGGAGGTACCGACAATATGACCATGAACTGATGGAGGAGGCCATTACTATGGTGATGGCGGGTCGAATGAGTGTGTCCAAGGCTCAGGGGGTGTATGGGGTCCCCCATAGCACACTGGAATACAAAGTCAAGGAGCGCACTGGAACACTGAAGAACCCTCCCAAGAAAAAATCTGCCAactcctctggttctggtccaatGACTGGTTCCGCCAACTCAGGGACTCTTGCCTCTGCTGCTAAAGCAAAGTAGTTCTAGACCACAAAACGCCTCTGGAACTCTACACTTGAACTTATCACCTCTCTTACAAGATTCATGTTTCCTGAGGGCACCTGTTAAACACAACACATGCCTTCACAACATGTATGGATACTATTATTCAGGTCTTTTAATTGTGTGTCTCTAATGTGATAGTCatattttttgctgtttttctctATCTTATTCTTGGGCTTCAATGAAATCATTCACAAGGTACAAACAGTTTTCAAGAAGTGGTGCTCATTGCAGCTTTTTACAAGAGCTGCTTAACTCAACAAACTCCtcagtttctgttttaattaagtATTTGATGTTGAAGTATATGACTTGTGTTATAATATGTTTACTGTCATCAAAAAAACAATGGacttatattaaaaaaaacaaacaaacataaaggttaaacaaacaaaaaaagacctTAGTTGTGCAGAGGAATCTGTTGTAGATTTTGGTCTTATCAGGTGATTTGTTAATAATGAAAGGATAAAATAGAACAACTTTTATGCTTTAAGACCTACAGGAAGTTCACAGTGTTTTATGTGGTTTAGTTTTTCTTCCAGCAAAAACTGACTTTGATTGTGTACCAGGTTGCCCAGAATCAAGAATGAGAAACACAGTCCTGGACCTGCTTAGAGCTAAAAGATGAAGTGTGACTCTCATGTTTACTAGTTACTAGTTTATTAGGTTATTCAGGTTTTATTCAAATCTTACAGCTCCCCGTTAGGGGAGCGTTGATGATTGTCATTTGCAGTTTGCTATCTCTCTGGGTATCTGACCTATGCTACTAAAGTGACTTAGAGCCATTATTACAGATTCAGAATCTCTACGAATGGTAGAGAGTTGTACAGTGAGAACTGCTGTGGTGGCTGCATCGTCATGTTATTTTTAAGAGATTAGCTCAAGAAAAGCCATTTTCAGTCCACACAGTTTTCTTCTCTGATGTGCAAGCTTGTCTTAACATTGTATCAAGTGTAGTTGGAATGCAATGTGCAGCATGTTTTAAACTGGGCACTGATAAGCTTGGGACATGTGCGTTATTGTGTCTGTGTACTTTTGTTTGTGgagaatgtttctttttatCAGATATTTACTAAttctgctactgtagctgtattcCTGTAAACCTCACTCATACTGCTGCTTAAAACTTTACTTTATGGGACCGTTTCCCAGGCACAAGCAAGTGTAGCTACAACTGAGGAGCTTATTTCAACTAACGTGTATCTAAGGTGTCATGCATAGCAACATGTGATGTCTAAAAGACAGGCGAGTTTTTTATGTATTGATTGGCTTATCTTTTAATGGTCTACTTGTGGCTGTTTTTATTGAAGGATTTTGGCGAAAAAGTCGCCAGCATGACCGTGACTTGACTTAGTGCAAGGATTATAGGCTTTATTGTCTGTCTGGGGGAAATGAAAACTGTTGTCTACATCCATGTCTGCCTCTGAGATGGGCCCATTCCATTAACTGTGCTACTACCAAAGCAGCAGTTCAGGGTTACCCCCCAAAAAAGCTGCttcagtttgttttgctgtgatgtcagcctgtctctttctttctaACCTCGTTGCCACATATACCTCTGAACTTGATCTGCCTATATCCCAGTGTGGGGTGTTACACCAAGGCCTCTGTTAAGATAGTGAAAATGCTGGGGTATGAGCTCTTATTAGCTTAGGGACACTTGTGACTTATGACTCTTTGACTCTCAAGGAAGAACACCCAAGTGTGAATTTATTGTAACGCCAACAACGCTTAAGTAAATTATTATACAGCAAGTCTGTCATTTGGTGGAGTGTGAAGGAATCTTGAAAAATAGCCTCGTAGCGTTTACTGGAGACCTGCCATGTTCTCAGCCAAGTATTTGTCCTTGTTGGCATTACTTGTAACCGTGAGGCTAATTGTAAAATTAGTTCTTAAGCTTTTTGGACAAATTGTGTGGCACTTTGTAACTTAACAACTATACTAATACAGACTTTCAACTTCTGAATGTGTCTGTTTATAACTGTACACAATGCCTATGTCTGAGGCTGTGGCTGGTGCAGTATAATATCTCTGCCCTGGCTATTATTCGTTTATATCAAAGGGCCAGTTTGTAAGCAAGCCTATTTGCCTTTTGAGATAGAAGGATAAAAGGATGATTATTTCGATTGCAGTATATCCTGGATCACGTCTGGGCTTCTTTTGAAATTGATCTTTAAAGCCTTTTGAGTTTTGGACAGAACTGTTGTTTAATCATTAGTTAACTTAATATAAATTTACTATTTATGCATAAAATCAACTATTGCACTATGAtaagtgtttttattgtagGAACCAGTTTTGTGGTTTTGCTTCGTACTTATTTATTGATTGTGCTTCGGAACTGTGAGTTTTACTAGTTTAATTGTTAGTTTTTGATTTGTAATGGGACACTTTGATGCAATGTGAAATGTGTATTGCTACTACTGCATGAACGCTTTTAAATGTTAGcttatataatttattttgtaCTAAATTGAAACCTGTCTGTCGTGGCTGTTTAGTGATTACTTTAAAAATTATTTAGGTCATACAAAACCTTTTTTGATTATCATAACAAACTCAACATTAACACTACAGAATGTAACACTGTTCCACTGCAACTGACCCCATTGAACCATGTCATATTCTGGTGTCTTGCACTACTAGTAATCATGTTAACAAAATCAATGAATtacttttaaagtaaaatattacTCTTAGGTTTTAACATCAAtgactttttcattttgttttgagcATTTCTATAATTGTTCTTCTGCTTCAGAAGAATGCTATTATTTGCCATCAGCAAATCATCAATAAAACAGTTCACTGATCAGCTGTGGTTGTCAGATTTAACTAATAGTTGTTTGTTGTAGATTCTTGCACATTATTATGCATTTTGTGGGACAGCTACACACTAGCAATAAAAAACGAATTATGATAATATTAGATAGAAATTGTCATAAGATTGTTTCAGGGTCCATGTTTTgagtaggttttttttaaatcagtttaCAACTCTTTGTTGTACCCAGGCTCAGGTTTGTCACTAATGAACAGAGAATGTTTGTCTTGATTAGTGTTAGTTTTTACACGTTGTAAAACCTAATAATGTAATTATGCTAGTCAAAGCAATGCAGTGAGCACATGACTGCAAGCTGGTAATATAATGCAAAATAGAAACTAGATCCAGCTGTGGCATGTTCCAATCCAGAGTTAATCGCTACGGTGGCGGCACGTCTCAGAAGTGGTCGTCTGTGCAGCTTCTATAAACATAACTGCTGAGTCTATTTTTGACAGAAGTTGCTTTAACCAATCAGATGGCTACACagcagttaaaaataaaatactgtaaatagacTATTTATTtagcaaacaaacaaggaaattggagaatgaaatgaatgaatctttttttttttttttttttcttacttgaGTCAAACCTCCTAATGACCATGTTTGTATTTTTGCCTCTAGTTCCTTGCTGCAGTCAGAAAACATGGGTGATCTGGGACATCGAGGGACTAAGCGGCATCAGACATCTGTGTTGGATGCTGTTCTCAGCTCACTCTGCCCAGCACATTCTTCTTTATTACACAAGATACTGAAGATGGCACAGCACGAAAAACGTCTGTCTTTCCTCAATCACAAACCCGTAGGTCAAATGGAATCTTACTGCTCACGCTGTGGGGTAAACCCTCACGACAGTGTTAATACTCTTGCAGTCCCATTAAGTGAATGTAAATCTCACAACCATAAACCATGCTACCCTTTGACTGATTGTGATCATCAAGGTCATGGTAGCACATTTTACCATCCAGGAGACTCAAAGTCAAATTGCAATATCCCTCATTATCCTTTAAAAGACTGTAAAAGCAAATCTTCTGCGGGCTCAAGCTACTCctgtgtgcagagatgcaggatGGAAACCTACACCGCTCTATGCCCCAAGAGGCTGCATTGCGCTTCCTGTCTTGGTCATATCAGCAAAGTAGTGTGTCCGTTTGCATCCACCCGCTCCTCTATGTGCAGTCCCTCCTCAATGGTCTGCTGTAATCAACACAACTGTCACTTTTGTCCCTGTTACTCAAAGCATATGTGTCTGATGCAGGTCAGGAACTCCCAAGAAATCGGGTTTGGAGACCAGGATCCTCCTTGTCCTGTGCTGAAGATGGAACAaagcccctcccctcctcctctttccccaGTGTCCTCAGACATCAGTAAGAAAATGGATGAAAACCCACCCTTCCTGCTTCACCATGGACATGAGGTGGAAGCGGAACAAATTGTTAGAAATTATTTTATGAATTCTATTCAACATAAAGCTGATGGTGATACAACTACAGAAGAGGGGCAGCAGTATATGACTACAAGTCAGGCTGAGCGAAACCAAAGCAGGACTTTACTGCAAGATGTTTTGAATCGTTTTAGTAAAACAATCGACACCATCAGACCTTTAGATAAGGACCAAGAGCAGCCACAATCTCCAAGTCAGAGCTTGCAGTGTCCTGGTGATGCCCATCTGACTGAAATCATCACCAAAGTGCTTCACAAGGGCAGTGCTAGCGACTACAATCTCAGTGACCTTTTCAATCAACATGATAGCAACGAGCCCAAGTCACCTAACACACGCTCACGTCGTCGCCAGGAGGTCCTGGCTGCTATAGCAACACCTGTTGATGATGCTTCAAATAGAAGGAAGGTCTTAAAAATAAAGCGGGAGCTTGCTATGCTTGACCACAACAGAGAAAGGAATGTGCCACCAGTTAAGCGGTCAAGACTGAAAGATGGAAATGTTCTGACCGTGTCAGACTTGAACCCTAATAAAGAGACTGAAAGAGAAATGAAGGAAGATGTTGAATCTACAGAGAATCATAGAATTAGAAAAAGACCACCGAATGTTCTCTCTGCAGCCGGTGGTAGGGATGAAGGAAAAGGTGAGTTGCGAACAGTAATAACCACAGAGGATGTTAAAATTCTTGAAGCAGAGggaaaacaaatagaaaaaacCAGCGAGGAGACATATTTTACTCTTTCAGCCACTAAAATCCCTACCCTTGAGTTCCGGCGCAATTACAGCAGAGGTGAATGTCAGCAAGCACAGATAAGTGCATCCTCAGCAAAACTATCTGGTGGGGAAAGTGATAAAGGTGTTGAAGGTAGTGATGATGAAGGTGGCAAGAACCACAAACCAGCCCCATTAGCTCAAAACCTGGGCAGAAATAGTGAAGGTAAGGTTTGGCCTGAAAGGCAGAAGGATCAGATGAACCACTCTAAGGATGAGAGGAGATCTAAGAGGAACATAGTACCTCCACAGCGGTTTTCCTCCTATGTCACAGAGCCCAGGATGTTCTTTGTTGCACGGTTCGATGACGGCATCTTGAACAGAAGAAGCATTTTGCCATCTAGTCCACTAGATGACTCATCTAAAGGCCCATGTGCTAGAGTCCCTCAGCTTGAATCAAGACACGAAACCCCTTTGTCTCCACCTGAGCACACTGAGAGTCTTGCCTTAGAAGCACCACAACGAAAACAATGTAGACCTTCACACACCAAGTCAAAAGGTCATATTGCACAAAGTGTAGCTACCAGAGGGAGGGGTCATGCAGCACAACAGGCAAGCTCAGACACGCCCCCAAACCCCTTGGATGTGAACGTCGGCGATTCATCTGCTACCTGCGCTGAGGGTCCTGCCAGCCCCCCAACTGATTACACTAGTCCAATTAAGCTCATGTTTGTGTCACCAGTAGAAGACAAGAAAGGGGTCCGATATAGTCTCAAATCAGCCGCCTCTGGTTCTAGTGCACAAGCAGAGGAACACTTTGACCCATGTGAAGTGTCATCATGGTCAGGGTCAcctgagaaacacaaaaaccacagcacAGAATCTGGTACTTCACTAGTAAAAACAACCCCTTCACCATCAAAGTCAGCTTCCTCACCTACAGGATCTGCTAGTTTGCCGACCAAGTCGGCTTCGCCACCCAGCAGGTCTGTCTCTTCACCAGGAAAGTATTTCCCCTCCAAACCTAAGTCGCCTTCCTCGCCAGCAAACTCAAGTTCCCCACGTAGCAAGTCTATGTCTTCACCAGCCAAGTCATCCACATCCAAATCATCACCGTCGTCACCGGCCAAATCCACATCCTCAGCGTCTCCTTCCCCTAAACCTAAATCACCCAAATCTGCTTCCTCATCGCCTAAAATAGGTTCCAGAAGAAACGGTGAAACCACTCCAACTAAGCGCGTAGCTGGACCTGACAGTCAGAGGTCCCCATGTGACTTACCAGCTTTTCATGAAACAACTCCTCCAAAAAGGCGTCCGGGGCGCCCAAAGAAGCTGGGaccacagctggagcagaaagTCAAAAGGCCAATTGGTCGACCACGCAAACAGAAGGCTGTGGATTCAGTAATTGGGTCGAAGACTGTCGAACCTGTTGTGGCATCTGATATTGAAGAAAATGTAAACAAGAATCTCAAAATCACAGTCGTGTACGGCCGTTCAAGGAGACACAAGCGAATGGTGTCTGAGTGCTTTGACAAACTCCAGACAGACTTTCACGATGCCTGGCAAGCGGCGGCGCTTAAAAGTGACTTGAGAATTTCAATGTGCAGCTCTACAAAAAACCCGGGAGGTACGGAAGCGACTTCAACCGAGGAGTTGACGTTTGTCAGCCCTGTTAAAGAATGTGCCACTCAGTCTAGTAGCAACATCAAGTGCCATAAAGGGGATAATGGTGTGCCCTCAAGAAAACCAGGCAGGCCTGCAAAGGTTAAAATCTCTGGAATCTCTGTCACAGTAACTGCAGTTTCACCGCGGCAGCGCAAGATTCAGATCAACAGGGATAATCTACAATCTCTCGAAACGCCTTTTCAGAAGAAAAAATCCAGGCCTGAACTAAAACCTGCCAAATCCTCTGGCGCAAGCATCGCTCCCCCAATAAGCAAAATCTGTGAAAGTGAGAAAGGAGTAAAAGCACAGGACGACAGTATCAGTCAAGTTTCCAATCAAGCCGTGCGTCACTCAATGAGAGTAAGAAaaccatccattcattttctgcaTGCTCTGGCTACGTCCACCTCCAGATCGTACAGCCACAGTAATGCTCTGCTGCGCCGCTCCAAACAGCTCCTGCTGAACAAGGCCAGCAATGAACGGAAAAAGGAGGAGCAACAGAGTAGCCTGGAACCGTCATGGGGGAGAGAGCAACTCTGTGGCCACGGGAAGACGAACGTCCCCCAAGACCTGAGCAGAGTGGCAGGCGTCTCGATCGACTCGATCTTCAACCCGAAAGAAACGCTAAGGTGGTGGCCCCCGGCGGCTGAGGAGCAGTCAATGAACCAAGAGCTCGCCAGGCGAATCCGACTCATCTCCGATACCTGGGTCTCGGACACGGTTGAAAACCAAGAAAGAGAAATGACCTTTGATTCTACTTTGGACGATGTAAGCGATGGTTCATTCGTCAAAACCGAACGTTCCTCTGTGGTTCGAGCGCTTTTCGACTGTTCCCCCAACAAGCCAAGGTCCTGTAGCATGCAGCAGCTGTCCTCCTGGTTCATGGAGACCACGGAGACGCAATCTCTGGCTATTGTCAAGAAGACGAGCTCCCGTAACCCTTTTGAACTCATGCACTTTCCTCGCTCCGTCAATAAAAAAAGCGTGTGCCACAGTCCTCAGGCTGAGCGACTACGCAGGCACATTAAGAAGTTTGCCAAAACTGTGCCAAAAAGTCCTTCTCAACATCAGAAGGCTCAGAGAAGGCTACAGAGGAACAGCCCACCACTGGCAGCACACAAGCAACAGGTGTTTGGTTGCCAGCTTGCAAAAGGCAACGCCAAACATACAGTTCTGTGGTGGAGAAGAGGAACATTTAGCAGATACCAGGCCACTGTAGTCAGAGCCAAGACAAGGTTCTGCAACcagaaagaaagggagaggTTTCGAAACAAGCAGAGGAATGAG encodes the following:
- the lcorl gene encoding uncharacterized protein lcorl isoform X3; this encodes MKKMIHQFALEYASKCLLHPSTNGVMRTPSPLLETETSDAPLDLTVCRSQEEKESHPELDGVLDLSNRNAATSSSLSNHNGTGSLLQSENMGDLGHRGTKRHQTSVLDAVLSSLCPAHSSLLHKILKMAQHEKRLSFLNHKPVGQMESYCSRCGVNPHDSVNTLAVPLSECKSHNHKPCYPLTDCDHQGHGSTFYHPGDSKSNCNIPHYPLKDCKSKSSAGSSYSCVQRCRMETYTALCPKRLHCASCLGHISKVVCPFASTRSSMCSPSSMVCCNQHNCHFCPCYSKHMCLMQVRNSQEIGFGDQDPPCPVLKMEQSPSPPPLSPVSSDISKKMDENPPFLLHHGHEVEAEQIVRNYFMNSIQHKADGDTTTEEGQQYMTTSQAERNQSRTLLQDVLNRFSKTIDTIRPLDKDQEQPQSPSQSLQCPGDAHLTEIITKVLHKGSASDYNLSDLFNQHDSNEPKSPNTRSRRRQEVLAAIATPVDDASNRRKVLKIKRELAMLDHNRERNVPPVKRSRLKDGNVLTVSDLNPNKETEREMKEDVESTENHRIRKRPPNVLSAAGGRDEGKGELRTVITTEDVKILEAEGKQIEKTSEETYFTLSATKIPTLEFRRNYSRGECQQAQISASSAKLSGGESDKGVEGSDDEGGKNHKPAPLAQNLGRNSEGKVWPERQKDQMNHSKDERRSKRNIVPPQRFSSYVTEPRMFFVARFDDGILNRRSILPSSPLDDSSKGPCARVPQLESRHETPLSPPEHTESLALEAPQRKQCRPSHTKSKGHIAQSVATRGRGHAAQQASSDTPPNPLDVNVGDSSATCAEGPASPPTDYTSPIKLMFVSPVEDKKGVRYSLKSAASGSSAQAEEHFDPCEVSSWSGSPEKHKNHSTESGTSLVKTTPSPSKSASSPTGSASLPTKSASPPSRSVSSPGKYFPSKPKSPSSPANSSSPRSKSMSSPAKSSTSKSSPSSPAKSTSSASPSPKPKSPKSASSSPKIGSRRNGETTPTKRVAGPDSQRSPCDLPAFHETTPPKRRPGRPKKLGPQLEQKVKRPIGRPRKQKAVDSVIGSKTVEPVVASDIEENVNKNLKITVVYGRSRRHKRMVSECFDKLQTDFHDAWQAAALKSDLRISMCSSTKNPGGTEATSTEELTFVSPVKECATQSSSNIKCHKGDNGVPSRKPGRPAKVKISGISVTVTAVSPRQRKIQINRDNLQSLETPFQKKKSRPELKPAKSSGASIAPPISKICESEKGVKAQDDSISQVSNQAVRHSMRVRKPSIHFLHALATSTSRSYSHSNALLRRSKQLLLNKASNERKKEEQQSSLEPSWGREQLCGHGKTNVPQDLSRVAGVSIDSIFNPKETLRWWPPAAEEQSMNQELARRIRLISDTWVSDTVENQEREMTFDSTLDDVSDGSFVKTERSSVVRALFDCSPNKPRSCSMQQLSSWFMETTETQSLAIVKKTSSRNPFELMHFPRSVNKKSVCHSPQAERLRRHIKKFAKTVPKSPSQHQKAQRRLQRNSPPLAAHKQQVFGCQLAKGNAKHTVLWWRRGTFSRYQATVVRAKTRFCNQKERERFRNKQRNENRFNATGRSNGPAGNELQSKHGALHRSVKRNLSEYLVIDAADQIQGPVDVPKEQNICSKAWSPETLKECRVFLRKINSPDSESAEEEWDSCTVTLDDGSPPAYLFAGGARKLVGVVKAVKTEERNMNSRTASREPVGPEPKSAQGQSELPAGRQRGKYKGPGAVASEPQPAKMLRQSRVRGLTGPRWCDFVFEN